Proteins encoded together in one Aeromonas encheleia window:
- the bcp gene encoding thioredoxin-dependent thiol peroxidase, which translates to MQPLQAGTQAPDFSLSDQDGNQVSLSSLRGKKVLIYFYPKAMTPGCTTQACGLRDVNAELAALNVVVLGISPDPAKRLKKFEERDNLNFRLLADEDHAVADAFGVWGPKKFMGKEYDGIHRLSFLIDEEGKVAHRFDKFKTSDHHQVVLSLIQGQSAGA; encoded by the coding sequence ATGCAACCACTACAAGCTGGCACCCAGGCCCCCGACTTTTCTCTCTCCGATCAGGATGGCAATCAGGTTAGTTTGTCCTCCCTGCGCGGCAAGAAGGTGCTCATCTATTTCTACCCCAAGGCAATGACCCCAGGCTGCACCACCCAGGCCTGCGGCCTGCGTGACGTCAACGCCGAGCTGGCCGCTCTCAATGTGGTGGTACTCGGCATCAGCCCGGATCCGGCCAAGCGCCTGAAGAAATTCGAAGAGCGCGACAACCTGAACTTCCGCCTGCTGGCCGATGAAGATCATGCCGTGGCCGACGCCTTTGGCGTCTGGGGCCCGAAGAAGTTCATGGGCAAGGAGTACGACGGCATCCACCGGCTGAGCTTCCTCATCGACGAGGAGGGCAAGGTGGCCCACCGTTTCGACAAGTTCAAGACCAGCGATCACCATCAGGTGGTGCTCTCCCTTATCCAGGGCCAGTCAGCGGGCGCTTGA